The Rhopalosiphum maidis isolate BTI-1 chromosome 2, ASM367621v3, whole genome shotgun sequence genome segment attatttacaacttgATGCAGTCTTACCagttttttttggtttaacgGGGGCTGGATATGCATTAGCAACTAATTTCTGTAGTTCaggtttatcaaatatttgtcTTATTGGATCTAATaatctattgatataaaattcaatagatGCTTTTAAATCAGCTGGATGCAACTTTTGttcagaaaaacaaatttcaagATCTTCATAGGAGCTGAAATTTAAATCTCCTCCATTGGCTTCATttctagatattttaaattcttgaagtaaaagtaattacatttttgtctatatgtattattaaaaacatacaaaaaaatcatactttCATTAGGTTCAAATAAACCAAAGATGACATGTTTAGCAAATGCTAGTAATccattttcaacaatatttcCAGGTTCACAGAatgctttttttaatttcttcttTACTGTAGCAGGGGAATCTAAAAGATCAATCTTGCTATCTACTTCAGAAGAAGACATTTTACCTCCAGCTAGCCCAGGAACTAAACATAGGACAatatataagcaattaaattatatttagacaTCAAACTAATGTTTAcacataaattaacaaaactaaCCCATCGGattcattaaatgtattctTTTGGCATAACCCAACTGAGGAAGATATTTTTCAGACATTGTAAATATCTTACGCTGGTCTACTCCACCAAACTGAGCATCAACTTTGAGATACTCTTCATCCAATGCTTGTAAtcctaaaaagaaaattatttaaaaacaaagtattattaaaggtTGTAAATCAATccaatatacacattatcaaAGAAAAAGtagcaaaaatacaaaataatattctaccaACATGATGCTATACctcgtgtttttaaaaaaaaaaaatagatataattaatagcttAGATTAATTCAAAACTACTTTAAATCATTCTTTTGATTTTAcacataattaaacaaatgaaAACCTTTAACAGAATATTGTGATAACACAATAAGACTTAATTACCACTAAATCATATTGCTTTTTAACTTCTAACTTGTAATtccattacaaataatttaaattatataaaaattagagaTAAACccaagaaatttattttttatttatttgtgaataCCTAACTTAGCTACAGATCTTTATAACAAACCAGGATATAGCAACCCAGATAATAATGGATTATCAACTTGTTTTACAACTTCAGCTCCAGCTTTCTTAGCATCATGTTCAGTAATTGAAGAACTTAATCGGTACACATCCATTGTATATtctctaaaaaaaacaacaagttttcagtaaaatattaattatataaaaagttctAATTACCTTGAAAGTTGATATTCTGTTCctctaacaaattttaatttatcaagagGTACACCAATTGAAGTTAGCATAGCTTTAATTGAGTGCTCATAATACTGTACTCTGAGTTCTAGTAGCTCCCAAGGCGCTTTCATATTATCCAAATATGCATGTAAATcagcaaataatattgtaacctatattaatacattaaaattagaacCATCGTCCAACACTGCATAATTCAGAGGTGGCattcctaaaaataatatgtgttactaaaaatatttctaagaatCCACCTATCATCAaagattgtatatatttagttgaAAATATCAAGAATTGTATAATCATCCTCATGTAATCTACAATACCAcataatacatcaatataatttatttacagagAAAAAactctattttaaaaatattatgtataaatataacagttGCAGCTGTTATaggtaaaaaatgaattatacatatgtgtctatagtataattataatgaacataataatacatagttaaTATCACTAATATCAATCAGAGGGTCACacatatattagtaatatattaggtgATGTCAaatcgtaatttaaaaaaatgtttgaataactATTTCAAGTTAGTTACTTGCAgcaaattaaatctataattttttggtaTCTAAACgtcaaaagtaaattttttcggtacttttctaaaaaaatggaatttttatgtaaattcaattttcagtAAGATCAAATTTTATAGGATGAATTTCTTTGTGaatatcaatatcaataatatcattactatttaatattgtaattaaaaacaaaatgtaatttaattcaattagcTCAAAAATTCATCTGAAAGTTAAAtactttactaattattagttttactaTCCATTTGCAGttgttatcataaaatttggaaccttcattaaataaaagaagTCAAATGTCCAATTCAATacctatagtaaaattattacttgtttAAAAGTTACCAACCAATAATTGAGATAATTAAAGATAGAATCAAGTTAATTTGCGAGATAATTATACttgtaattatacataatatctactATCAATTTGTTAACTTTTTGGAAAGATGCACAACATcgcaacatttaaattaaatgaatacctacatttataaatccataattcaattcaattaaatctttatatttattgtttattcacTAATCATTTTAACTGATagttcattaaaatgtaatagggtgtagaaatataattataaaaatctattacaaTAACATAGTTGCtccttatttaatttattgcaaaCTTCTAATGAATTCcagtgaattataataaatattcatgaacTACTTTGTAGCTATCTTATaaggttaatttttatttgtattaaactgTTATTCTCTATTGGCTGTGGGCCTGTGGCCTTTaccataataaacaaaaataaaacatctattaaacattactataattgttgtatttttcttatacatgCCTCACAGCCAGCTTTTAAGTAGTCTGCTATTTTGGATATTGGAACAAAATATGCAATGTGTGGTCGTCCAGTAGTGGCTGTACcccaataaatttttaaatctcttTCTTTTAGTATGACATCAAGTTTATCTTCACCAAGAACCTCTTGAAGATTTCgtagaattaaatttttcttttcggTAAATGACGACATGatgattttaacatataaagcCACGTGTACAAGTGAAAAAGTGAACGCGAAATAGAAAACGAATCAAACGTCTGACCTCCTCGGCTCTGCGAccacaatttgtttttttaatcttaaatctTTTATCTACGGTATCAGGTTTGGGTAATGAGCGATCgatgataacaaaataacaaatacaaatgcTTAATTACACCGTAGTCAAATAGGATAACTTTCACTAGAAAAcagataggtaattattattattatcttaaatcgtgGTGCGCACTCGGTTATCAacatatataagatattattatcaacatcgttgcttatatatgtttttgtttggAACCATCAAATACAGTATTGTTATCTATCTCGATGTTTGAAACATTAAAGATATATCTAGAGTTCTAGATATACTATCTTAAatggtgtatatatttaattttataattttttcttattttttaattttaatttttttttttgatttggaACTACGGTTTTACGTTCCAAAATCaatttgttcaaatatttgttaaatattttaaatatttattctaatgcTTATTTGTCCCAATGACTAATTTTTCGATAACCAATTTATGCGATCAGCTAATAgttccaattttattttgttcatagGCTCATTGTTAGAAATTACATTTACTCCAATGTTTGTTaactacaaatttaatttatatcacgcaatattttttcaaagtttttatttatactggaacaattgttatttgaaataaacattggttagaatgattatttatagGAATAACAAGTTACTaagatcattattttaaagcctagtgtttatttttaaatttcaaaaatatttgtgtacaatttgttttttattccgTTAAAAactcaaacaatatttttaaatcaaattagttaaaatgttaaaataaatttcaatgcCTAATACAtaagcataatttatattataatataataattaaacagtgcattatattatatgaaaaataaacttcaGATCTACGTAGAGCTCTCGTGCATGGCTAGcgctaaaaattattgatgggTGATAGGGTGAGggggtataaatatatgaattttccgacttcattttaaaatccaaAACAAGATCTGCATGTGCTGTCTCTGTAATTGTCTCACAGACAATAAGTAACTTGAACTTGACATTTTGCCTTCAGAATAATTTCTTAATCAGAATAAtccatttaattatgttattttaaaactagattacattaaatttatatattgtagaaATTAAAGAGAAATTTATTATCTAGGCATAttgtaaagttttattaatagtttaatttagaaGAAAGTTagaatcttaaaattataatctttttgtagattttaaaattaacatataggtacatagacGTGCGCAGACTTGAATTTCGGGGAGTGGCTACAATTTTTTCGGGCCCTCTCTTAACAAgacatgtacatattttaataaattataatgcatgaataaacattacttacattatatcaCATCAGTAgtattactactattactagttccaagttatataatattttattagacagTTGgatctaaaatttatttcaagataattgcaatatattttatttattatttttacttttgtagtcAATAAAATCTAgctgttataatcataataagttttaccatacaaattcaaaatattttaagttgtattgttttttttttatcccaaaACATACCTAActttttacaacatattttagaaaaaatataatttttattctagtaacattagttaaaatacggacccatatatatgatataggaACTAAATTTTAGGGCCCCAATTACATGTCGGGGGTGCCTGGGCACACCCGGAACCCCCCGTGCGCACGcctatgtataggtacctagttataggtacctataacttgtttcataggtacttaaaatatcaataaaacattCCGAAATGCCCTAGAGGCCtagacaataattttaactttaagttGTACACTAATGACTAATTATATGTAGATTATTATCTACCTATTGATCAATTTActctaatttgaaaaaataatagagtaaaatatattctgaaCGCAAAATTTGATGTTACGACTTACACATGTGTAAAACAAAGTCAACATGCCGTTGTAACGAGTGTAACGCCTTCTTAAGAAGATATCagcacaatatttgttttctcacTCAGTCACTCAGACCCACCCGTAACAGAGATAAACACTTTcagctaaaattattatgatttgagTAGTCTTAGGCAGGGGCGTCATTTGAGGTATGCAGGGTATGCATACCTAAAATTTACCAAGATCCAATTTGACCGTACTGTATTTTTCTGTGCCGtgcaaaaattacttttttctttttatttatataattggttTCAACTCTCAAGTATCGACATATTTGGTCATAAGTTGTAGTAAgtttttgacatatttaatgtatttgacCAGGCACCGGCAACCCGCGCCCCTCGGAACTTTTTGTTGCGGTCcaccaaatatatttcatggtgtttaaaatttcaattttatatcttaaattgatataaataaaatttaatcatgaCTGTTATATAACTAATCTCATGAGATAAGCTATGAGCGAGAACgtaatataatggtatataatatatatattatataaaacacattatattttttaatattttagttttgtataCGGCCCACagtaaaaactgaaaaaaattatagcccGTGTAGATAAAAAGGTTGCCAACCCTTGTATTTGACTATATGAATGCTGACTTTCTTCATGTAGAATATGTTACTGTTAATAAGTTCTTTGACCACTACGGaagttttcaaattaattcttTAAGTTTGCCATTAGAATTGTCTTCAATTAAGGCAAAATTAGAACTAGAAAACAAGccccaatttaaatttaaattaatattaaatattgttttaaatttaccatTA includes the following:
- the LOC113553967 gene encoding tyrosine--tRNA ligase, cytoplasmic, whose amino-acid sequence is MSSFTEKKNLILRNLQEVLGEDKLDVILKERDLKIYWGTATTGRPHIAYFVPISKIADYLKAGCEVTILFADLHAYLDNMKAPWELLELRVQYYEHSIKAMLTSIGVPLDKLKFVRGTEYQLSREYTMDVYRLSSSITEHDAKKAGAEVVKQVDNPLLSGLLYPGLQALDEEYLKVDAQFGGVDQRKIFTMSEKYLPQLGYAKRIHLMNPMVPGLAGGKMSSSEVDSKIDLLDSPATVKKKLKKAFCEPGNIVENGLLAFAKHVIFGLFEPNEKFKISRNEANGGDLNFSSYEDLEICFSEQKLHPADLKASIEFYINRLLDPIRQIFDKPELQKLVANAYPAPVKPKKTEKNNTNQPEEISPNRLDIRVGKIVEVSKHPEADALYVEKIDLGEAQPRTIVSGLVNYVPINEMQDRLVVVLCNLKPAKMRGIESSGMVLCASIENNGIKSVEPLEPAEGSKPGDKVFVESYEQGEPDKILNPKKKIWEQLQVDLKVSNSCEAQWQSNNLMTNAGKILSKTLKNVNIA